TATATTCGTAATCGTCCTCAACAGACCGCAGAGAACATTCTGAACCGTGATTTCAACGCAGCAGAGCTGAATCAAAAATGGGTGACGGATGTCACGGAATTGAAGTACGGCGCCTCTCAGAAGGCATATTTGAGCGCTATTCTGGACCTATATGATGGATCCATCCGCGCCTTCGTTCTTAGGCACTCAAACAATAATCAACTCGTATTCGATACACTCGAACTCGCCCTTCAAGGTGCACCCGAAAGTCGTCCCTTGCTTCATAGTGATCGAGGATTCCAATATACGTCGCATACGTTTCGTCACATGACACGCGTGGCAGGCATCACACAAAGTATGTCTCGGGTTGGTAAATGTATTGATAACGGTCCGATGGAGTCTTTTGGGGGAGCGTTGAAGTGCGAAAGTTATTATCTACATAAGTTTGTGGAGTTCGACGAACTCCGACTCGCGATTCAGAAATATATTTACTTCTACAATGAAGAACGATATCAACAACGATTAAACGGCTTGGCTCCATTAGAATACAGAGCGCAAGCCGTTTGAAGGATTTTTATTATTTGTCCTGTCTACTTGACAGGGAGCAGTTCACTTTCACTGATTGATGCGGATTTTTGTTTTACCGTTTCCACCATGCACGTTCGATTTCCCCCATCGTCACGTACGCTGGATCGATTTGTTTGGCCAACCGGTTCATTCGAGTGACGCCAAGACCGACTCCGCCGTTCCAGACAAGTAAGAGAACGAA
This region of Exiguobacterium acetylicum DSM 20416 genomic DNA includes:
- a CDS encoding IS3 family transposase; translation: MRLQDKYEAIQSSVEQFGYPIIVLCHLASVSRAAYYKWLRRIGIPQKRETENMKIIEEMNEIHLSVKGIYGYRRMTLNLKRRFGRNVNAKRVRRLMHVAGIHCVIRRKRPLYIRNRPQQTAENILNRDFNAAELNQKWVTDVTELKYGASQKAYLSAILDLYDGSIRAFVLRHSNNNQLVFDTLELALQGAPESRPLLHSDRGFQYTSHTFRHMTRVAGITQSMSRVGKCIDNGPMESFGGALKCESYYLHKFVEFDELRLAIQKYIYFYNEERYQQRLNGLAPLEYRAQAV